A single Aminobacterium mobile DSM 12262 DNA region contains:
- a CDS encoding type II toxin-antitoxin system HicA family toxin yields MGRTISSRENIAILKAKGWEKVASIGDPVQLKHPHKKGNVTVKHPEKDISGALLKSIEKQAGIRLK; encoded by the coding sequence TTGGGTCGTACGATATCATCAAGAGAAAACATTGCCATACTGAAAGCAAAAGGATGGGAGAAGGTTGCTTCCATTGGAGATCCTGTCCAATTAAAACACCCTCACAAAAAAGGGAACGTTACGGTAAAACATCCAGAGAAAGATATTTCAGGAGCCTTACTAAAAAGTATTGAGAAACAAGCAGGAATACGACTCAAGTAA
- a CDS encoding helicase-related protein, whose protein sequence is MDSDLSFITNEKDQSLKERFKIVIKSTDFFDCLVGYFYSSGFYAIYPSLESTQKIRILIGINTNRRTFDMMEEANKSTQQLFDFSHAETKQEFENLVQKEMDGCQDNRKVEEGVQKFIEWIKIGKLEIRAYPSQNIHAKLYIMTFKEDDRDTGRVITGSSNFTQAGLVDNLEFNVELKNRSDYDFAKKKFDQLWADSVDVNEKYVQTVQNKTWLTKNITPYQLYLKFLYEYFKDELNQTDEVFVKYLPEGFKRLEYQEQAVLNAKKILLQYGGVFISDVVGLGKTYISAMLAGQLDGRTLVIAPPVLIEKSNPGSWPNVFSDFKVSADYESIGKLDDLLQRGTDKYTNIIIDEAHRFRTEATVTYEKLAEICRGKRVILVTATPYNNSPKDILSLLKLFQKTKKSTIPNVPDLEAFFTNLDKKLKKLDRKEDYEEYIETVKENAREIRDKVLKYLMVRRTRTEIVNYFPRDIEQQGLKFPKVSKPEPLFYELDEKEDKVFNETINLIANQFRYARYMPLLYYKGKLSQLEKQSQRNMGRFMKILLVKRLESSFFAFRNTGQRFLHSYEMFLKELNNGHVYVSKKHINKIFELLENDDDVAIQKLIDEGKADGYDSNDFSEQLKVDLEHDRDILIRIKKLWEQIDRDPKLLKFKEELSTNKVLKKNHLIIFTESKETANYLYENLNEEYSGEILLFTGDSGENVRDKVIANFDARARVRKDDYRILISTEVLSEGVNLHRSNVVINYDIPWNPTRMMQRVGRINRVDTPFNSIYTFNFFPTTQSNDQIKLKEAAECKINAFLTLLGGDAELLTEGEPVGSHELFDRLTSSKTLEGEEENEESELKYLQVIREIREGSPDLFEKIKHLPKKARTAKRNAEFDRSLITYFCRGKLQKFFVSRDKEEARELDFMAAAKLLESTPDEKKKDIPRDFYDLLDKNKTAFVAATTDEVVKPQSRGRDNSTKIIQVLKATLHSTQRFTEDQEAYIARIITQLAEGGLPKQTIKNTWKALQNLKNESLNPFKVLAVLQSNISERLLESHYAEDKSTVLGKREVILSLYLAGE, encoded by the coding sequence ATGGATTCTGATCTTTCGTTTATTACCAATGAAAAAGATCAAAGCCTTAAAGAACGATTTAAAATAGTGATTAAAAGCACAGATTTCTTTGATTGTTTAGTTGGCTACTTTTATTCAAGTGGTTTCTACGCAATTTATCCTTCCTTGGAAAGTACCCAGAAAATAAGAATCCTTATTGGCATCAACACAAATAGGCGAACTTTCGACATGATGGAGGAAGCCAATAAATCAACGCAGCAACTGTTTGATTTCTCACATGCTGAAACCAAGCAGGAATTTGAAAATCTTGTACAAAAAGAAATGGACGGATGTCAAGATAACAGGAAGGTAGAAGAGGGGGTACAGAAATTTATAGAATGGATTAAAATAGGCAAACTTGAGATTCGGGCCTATCCATCACAAAACATTCATGCCAAACTCTATATAATGACATTTAAAGAAGACGATAGAGATACGGGACGTGTAATTACAGGATCAAGCAACTTTACTCAAGCAGGCTTAGTTGATAATTTAGAATTTAACGTAGAGCTCAAAAACAGAAGTGATTATGATTTTGCGAAAAAGAAGTTTGACCAATTATGGGCTGATTCTGTTGATGTTAACGAAAAATATGTTCAAACTGTTCAAAATAAAACGTGGCTGACTAAAAACATTACACCCTATCAGTTGTATCTAAAATTTCTTTATGAATACTTCAAAGATGAACTTAATCAAACTGACGAAGTCTTTGTAAAGTATTTACCAGAAGGCTTTAAAAGACTCGAATACCAAGAACAAGCTGTTTTGAACGCCAAGAAGATTTTGCTGCAATATGGAGGCGTTTTTATCTCCGATGTCGTAGGTCTTGGTAAAACATATATTTCTGCCATGCTTGCAGGTCAATTAGATGGCAGAACTCTTGTTATTGCTCCCCCTGTACTTATAGAAAAATCCAACCCTGGGTCGTGGCCCAATGTCTTTTCTGATTTTAAGGTATCTGCCGATTATGAATCTATAGGGAAGCTGGATGATTTACTTCAAAGAGGCACTGATAAATATACAAATATTATTATTGATGAGGCTCATCGCTTTAGAACTGAAGCAACGGTAACGTATGAAAAACTTGCAGAAATTTGTCGGGGGAAAAGAGTTATTTTAGTTACAGCAACCCCTTACAATAACTCTCCTAAGGATATACTCAGCCTGCTCAAACTATTCCAGAAAACGAAAAAAAGCACGATTCCTAATGTACCTGATTTAGAAGCGTTCTTTACTAATCTTGATAAAAAACTAAAAAAATTGGATCGGAAAGAAGATTATGAAGAATATATAGAAACAGTAAAAGAGAATGCTCGGGAAATACGAGACAAAGTTTTGAAGTATCTCATGGTTCGTCGTACACGAACAGAAATAGTAAATTACTTCCCTCGGGATATAGAACAACAAGGGCTGAAATTCCCTAAAGTGTCCAAGCCGGAGCCTCTCTTTTATGAACTTGACGAGAAAGAAGACAAAGTCTTTAATGAAACTATAAATCTAATTGCCAATCAATTTAGATACGCTCGATATATGCCCTTACTCTATTACAAAGGTAAACTTAGTCAGCTAGAGAAGCAATCTCAGCGTAATATGGGACGTTTTATGAAAATTCTCCTCGTTAAGCGTTTGGAAAGCAGTTTTTTTGCCTTTAGAAATACTGGGCAGAGATTTCTTCATTCCTATGAGATGTTCTTGAAGGAATTAAACAATGGTCATGTCTATGTCAGTAAGAAACATATAAATAAAATTTTTGAACTATTAGAAAATGATGATGATGTAGCTATCCAAAAATTGATTGATGAAGGCAAGGCAGATGGGTATGACAGTAACGATTTTAGTGAGCAACTTAAAGTAGATTTGGAACATGATCGCGATATTCTTATAAGAATTAAAAAATTGTGGGAACAGATAGATAGAGATCCGAAGCTTTTAAAATTCAAAGAAGAATTATCAACAAATAAAGTTTTGAAAAAAAACCATCTTATCATTTTCACAGAATCTAAAGAAACAGCTAACTATCTGTATGAAAATCTTAATGAAGAATATTCTGGAGAAATTCTTTTATTTACCGGTGATTCTGGGGAAAACGTTCGAGATAAAGTAATAGCGAATTTTGACGCTCGTGCCCGTGTTAGAAAAGATGATTATCGTATATTGATATCGACAGAGGTCCTCTCTGAGGGTGTCAATTTACATAGGTCGAACGTTGTTATTAATTATGATATTCCTTGGAATCCAACGCGAATGATGCAGAGAGTTGGCCGAATTAATAGGGTTGATACCCCCTTTAACTCTATTTACACTTTTAATTTTTTCCCTACAACGCAATCTAACGACCAAATCAAGCTCAAAGAAGCTGCGGAATGCAAGATTAATGCTTTTTTGACACTTCTTGGCGGTGATGCAGAACTTTTAACTGAAGGTGAGCCTGTAGGATCCCATGAGTTGTTTGACCGCTTAACCTCGTCGAAAACTTTGGAGGGCGAAGAGGAAAATGAAGAAAGTGAACTTAAATATCTGCAAGTTATTCGCGAAATCAGAGAAGGATCCCCTGACCTTTTTGAAAAGATAAAGCACCTGCCTAAAAAAGCTCGCACTGCAAAGCGAAATGCCGAATTTGATAGATCTCTTATAACTTATTTTTGTCGAGGAAAATTGCAGAAATTTTTTGTTTCTCGAGATAAAGAAGAAGCTAGGGAATTAGATTTTATGGCAGCAGCTAAATTGTTAGAAAGCACTCCAGATGAAAAAAAGAAGGATATTCCACGTGATTTTTATGATTTGCTAGATAAAAACAAAACTGCTTTTGTTGCAGCTACAACAGATGAGGTTGTTAAGCCACAGAGCAGGGGAAGAGATAATTCAACTAAAATTATTCAAGTATTAAAAGCGACGTTGCATAGTACTCAAAGATTTACTGAAGATCAAGAAGCTTACATTGCAAGAATAATTACACAATTAGCAGAAGGTGGCTTACCTAAACAAACTATAAAAAATACATGGAAGGCATTACAGAATCTGAAAAACGAAAGCCTAAATCCATTTAAAGTTTTGGCGGTACTTCAGTCTAATATTTCTGAACGATTGCTTGAGAGTCATTATGCAGAAGATAAATCTACTGTTCTGGGGAAACGGGAAGTAATATTGTCTTTATACTTGGCAGGTGAATAA